In one window of Methanolobus mangrovi DNA:
- a CDS encoding DUF1294 domain-containing protein, with product MDTFLIFFMYLLLMNIVAFSLMGIDKRKAKKNEYRIPEKTLFLWAIAGGSIGSIAGMYLFRHKTRHPSFQIGMPLILLVQIYVFIRFLIPLYALS from the coding sequence ATGGATACATTCCTTATATTTTTTATGTATTTGCTGCTGATGAATATAGTAGCATTTTCCCTGATGGGAATTGACAAAAGGAAAGCTAAAAAAAATGAGTACAGGATACCTGAAAAGACTCTCTTCCTGTGGGCAATTGCCGGTGGCAGTATCGGTTCTATTGCAGGGATGTATCTTTTCCGTCATAAGACAAGACATCCCAGTTTTCAGATAGGAATGCCTTTGATCCTGTTGGTTCAGATATACGTTTTTATTCGTTTTCTGATCCCGCTTTATGCTCTGAGTTGA
- a CDS encoding carboxymuconolactone decarboxylase family protein, which produces MSEETNDALDVKGFQPRSVIYAKKLDEGFSDALAGFYSAVWAERENGLSKKDKHLLVFTIACSNLKTESAVKILQRLKKFGATAQEVKDAMMIAAWTGGIQNFTDFTPKILQEMERLEF; this is translated from the coding sequence ATGTCAGAAGAAACAAATGATGCATTAGATGTCAAAGGATTCCAGCCAAGGTCTGTGATTTACGCAAAGAAACTTGATGAAGGATTCTCAGATGCTCTGGCAGGATTCTACAGTGCCGTGTGGGCAGAAAGGGAAAACGGACTTTCCAAGAAAGATAAGCATTTACTCGTTTTCACTATCGCCTGCTCTAACCTGAAGACAGAGAGTGCCGTAAAGATACTCCAGAGATTGAAGAAGTTTGGTGCAACTGCTCAGGAAGTCAAGGATGCTATGATGATAGCAGCATGGACCGGCGGAATACAGAATTTCACGGACTTCACTCCGAAGATATTACAGGAAATGGAAAGGCTGGAGTTCTGA